A portion of the Juglans microcarpa x Juglans regia isolate MS1-56 chromosome 1D, Jm3101_v1.0, whole genome shotgun sequence genome contains these proteins:
- the LOC121241800 gene encoding sodium/hydrogen exchanger 2-like isoform X1: protein MAVDAGAFITRLGMVTTSDHSSVVSMNLFVALICACIVVGHLLEENRWMNESITALAIGLCTGIVILLTTGGKSSHLLVFSEDLFFIYLLPPIIFNAGFQVKKKQFFRNFMTIMLFGAIGTLISFAIVSLGAIHFFQKMNIGSLKIGDFLAIGAIFSATDSVCTLQVLNQDETPLLYSLVFGESVVNDATSVVLFNAIQSFDLSHFSSSIALQFVGNFLYLFITSTLLGVFTGLLSAYMIKRLYFGRHSTDREVALLILMAYLSYMLAELFYLSAILTVFFCGIVMSHYTWHNVTESSRVTTKHAFATLSFGAEIFLFLYVGMDALDIEKWRFISDSPGKSVGVSSILMGLVLAGRAAFVFPLSFLSNLAKNSPHEKINFNQQVTIWWAGLMRGAVSMALAYNQFTRSGHTQLHGNALMITSTITVVLFSTVVFGLMTKPLVRILLPQSKQNTSMIASEPSSPKSFTLPLLGNEHDSETDKGGQHVPRPTSLRMLLSPSHTVHHYWRKFDNAFMRPVFGGRGFVPFVPGSPTEQEDVQWH from the exons ATGGCAGTGGACGCAGGCGCTTTCATCACGAGATTGGGGATGGTGACGACCTCTGATCACTCCTCAGTGGTCTCGATGAACCTTTTTGTCGCCCTTATTTGCGCTTGTATCGTCGTGGGCCACTTGCTGGAGGAGAACCGTTGGATGAACGAATCCATTACTGCACTCGCTATT GGTTTGTGTACCGGAATTGTTATACTGCTCACCACAGGAGGAAAAAGCTCGCATTTATTAGTATTTAGTGaagatcttttctttatttatcttCTTCCGCCGATTATTTTCAATGCCGG GTTCCAAGTGAAGAAGAAACAATTTTTCCGCAATTTCATGACCATAATGCTGTTTGGTGCAATTGGTACTCTGATTTCCTTCGCCATCGTATCATTAG GTGCTATACACTTCTTCCAGAAAATGAATATCGGTTCCCTCAAGATAGGAGATTTTCTTG CAATTGGAGCGATATTTTCTGCAACCGATTCTGTTTGCACCTTGCAG GTGCTTAATCAGGATGAGACACCTTTGTTATACAGCCTAGTCTTTGGGGAAAGCGTAGTAAATGATGCAACATCAGTGGTGCTCTTCAATGCAATCCAGAGCTTTGACCTGTCTCACTTTAGCTCAAGCATTGCTTTGCAGTTTGTTGGAAACTTTTTGTATCTATTTATCACAAGCACCTTGCTCGGAGTTTTT ACTGGACTGCTTAGTGCATATATGATTAAAAGGCTCTATTTTGGCAG GCACTCTACAGATCGTGAAGTTGCTCTTCTGATACTTATGGCTTACCTTTCATATATGCTAGCTGAA CTATTTTATTTAAGTGCTATTCTCACTGTATTCTTTTGTGGAATTGTCATGTCTCACTACACATGGCATAATGTGACTGAAAGTTCAAGAGTGACTACAAA GCATGCTTTTGCCACATTGTCATTTGGTGCTGAGATCTTTCTATTCCTTTACGTTGGCATGGATGCCTTGGATATTGAGAAGTGGAGATTTATAAGTGATAG CCCTGGAAAATCAGTTGGGGTGAGCTCAATTCTGATGGGACTGGTTTTGGCTGGAAGAGCGGCCTTTGTCTTCCCATTATCCTTCTTATCGAATCTGGCTAAGAATTCTCCTCATGAAAAAATCAACTTCAATCAACAA GTTACAATTTGGTGGGCTGGTCTTATGCGTGGAGCTGTTTCTATGGCACTTGCTTACAATCAG TTTACCAGGTCAGGCCATACTCAATTGCATGGGAATGCACTTATGATCACCAGTACTATTACAGTTGTTCTTTTCAGCACAGTG GTGTTTGGGTTGATGACTAAACCACTTGTGAGGATCTTGCTTCCTCAATCAAAACAGAACACCAGCATGATTGCATCCGAGCCATCCTCTCCTAAATCCTTCACTTTGCCACTTCTAGGCAATGAACATGATTCAGAGACTGACAAGGGCGGCCAACATGTGCCACGCCCAACCAGCCTACGGATGCTTCTGAGCCCTTCTCACACAGTCCACCATTATTGGCGGAAGTTCGATAATGCCTTCATGCGGCCTGTCTTTGGTGGGAGGGGTTTTGTACCCTTTGTTCCCGGCTCACCAACTGAACAAGAAGATGTTCAATGGCATTGA
- the LOC121241800 gene encoding sodium/hydrogen exchanger 2-like isoform X2 has product MAVDAGAFITRLGMVTTSDHSSVVSMNLFVALICACIVVGHLLEENRWMNESITALAIGLCTGIVILLTTGGKSSHLLVFSEDLFFIYLLPPIIFNAGFQVKKKQFFRNFMTIMLFGAIGTLISFAIVSLAIGAIFSATDSVCTLQVLNQDETPLLYSLVFGESVVNDATSVVLFNAIQSFDLSHFSSSIALQFVGNFLYLFITSTLLGVFTGLLSAYMIKRLYFGRHSTDREVALLILMAYLSYMLAELFYLSAILTVFFCGIVMSHYTWHNVTESSRVTTKHAFATLSFGAEIFLFLYVGMDALDIEKWRFISDSPGKSVGVSSILMGLVLAGRAAFVFPLSFLSNLAKNSPHEKINFNQQVTIWWAGLMRGAVSMALAYNQFTRSGHTQLHGNALMITSTITVVLFSTVVFGLMTKPLVRILLPQSKQNTSMIASEPSSPKSFTLPLLGNEHDSETDKGGQHVPRPTSLRMLLSPSHTVHHYWRKFDNAFMRPVFGGRGFVPFVPGSPTEQEDVQWH; this is encoded by the exons ATGGCAGTGGACGCAGGCGCTTTCATCACGAGATTGGGGATGGTGACGACCTCTGATCACTCCTCAGTGGTCTCGATGAACCTTTTTGTCGCCCTTATTTGCGCTTGTATCGTCGTGGGCCACTTGCTGGAGGAGAACCGTTGGATGAACGAATCCATTACTGCACTCGCTATT GGTTTGTGTACCGGAATTGTTATACTGCTCACCACAGGAGGAAAAAGCTCGCATTTATTAGTATTTAGTGaagatcttttctttatttatcttCTTCCGCCGATTATTTTCAATGCCGG GTTCCAAGTGAAGAAGAAACAATTTTTCCGCAATTTCATGACCATAATGCTGTTTGGTGCAATTGGTACTCTGATTTCCTTCGCCATCGTATCATTAG CAATTGGAGCGATATTTTCTGCAACCGATTCTGTTTGCACCTTGCAG GTGCTTAATCAGGATGAGACACCTTTGTTATACAGCCTAGTCTTTGGGGAAAGCGTAGTAAATGATGCAACATCAGTGGTGCTCTTCAATGCAATCCAGAGCTTTGACCTGTCTCACTTTAGCTCAAGCATTGCTTTGCAGTTTGTTGGAAACTTTTTGTATCTATTTATCACAAGCACCTTGCTCGGAGTTTTT ACTGGACTGCTTAGTGCATATATGATTAAAAGGCTCTATTTTGGCAG GCACTCTACAGATCGTGAAGTTGCTCTTCTGATACTTATGGCTTACCTTTCATATATGCTAGCTGAA CTATTTTATTTAAGTGCTATTCTCACTGTATTCTTTTGTGGAATTGTCATGTCTCACTACACATGGCATAATGTGACTGAAAGTTCAAGAGTGACTACAAA GCATGCTTTTGCCACATTGTCATTTGGTGCTGAGATCTTTCTATTCCTTTACGTTGGCATGGATGCCTTGGATATTGAGAAGTGGAGATTTATAAGTGATAG CCCTGGAAAATCAGTTGGGGTGAGCTCAATTCTGATGGGACTGGTTTTGGCTGGAAGAGCGGCCTTTGTCTTCCCATTATCCTTCTTATCGAATCTGGCTAAGAATTCTCCTCATGAAAAAATCAACTTCAATCAACAA GTTACAATTTGGTGGGCTGGTCTTATGCGTGGAGCTGTTTCTATGGCACTTGCTTACAATCAG TTTACCAGGTCAGGCCATACTCAATTGCATGGGAATGCACTTATGATCACCAGTACTATTACAGTTGTTCTTTTCAGCACAGTG GTGTTTGGGTTGATGACTAAACCACTTGTGAGGATCTTGCTTCCTCAATCAAAACAGAACACCAGCATGATTGCATCCGAGCCATCCTCTCCTAAATCCTTCACTTTGCCACTTCTAGGCAATGAACATGATTCAGAGACTGACAAGGGCGGCCAACATGTGCCACGCCCAACCAGCCTACGGATGCTTCTGAGCCCTTCTCACACAGTCCACCATTATTGGCGGAAGTTCGATAATGCCTTCATGCGGCCTGTCTTTGGTGGGAGGGGTTTTGTACCCTTTGTTCCCGGCTCACCAACTGAACAAGAAGATGTTCAATGGCATTGA
- the LOC121241800 gene encoding sodium/hydrogen exchanger 2-like isoform X3 — protein sequence MPGAIHFFQKMNIGSLKIGDFLAIGAIFSATDSVCTLQVLNQDETPLLYSLVFGESVVNDATSVVLFNAIQSFDLSHFSSSIALQFVGNFLYLFITSTLLGVFTGLLSAYMIKRLYFGRHSTDREVALLILMAYLSYMLAELFYLSAILTVFFCGIVMSHYTWHNVTESSRVTTKHAFATLSFGAEIFLFLYVGMDALDIEKWRFISDSPGKSVGVSSILMGLVLAGRAAFVFPLSFLSNLAKNSPHEKINFNQQVTIWWAGLMRGAVSMALAYNQFTRSGHTQLHGNALMITSTITVVLFSTVVFGLMTKPLVRILLPQSKQNTSMIASEPSSPKSFTLPLLGNEHDSETDKGGQHVPRPTSLRMLLSPSHTVHHYWRKFDNAFMRPVFGGRGFVPFVPGSPTEQEDVQWH from the exons ATGCCGG GTGCTATACACTTCTTCCAGAAAATGAATATCGGTTCCCTCAAGATAGGAGATTTTCTTG CAATTGGAGCGATATTTTCTGCAACCGATTCTGTTTGCACCTTGCAG GTGCTTAATCAGGATGAGACACCTTTGTTATACAGCCTAGTCTTTGGGGAAAGCGTAGTAAATGATGCAACATCAGTGGTGCTCTTCAATGCAATCCAGAGCTTTGACCTGTCTCACTTTAGCTCAAGCATTGCTTTGCAGTTTGTTGGAAACTTTTTGTATCTATTTATCACAAGCACCTTGCTCGGAGTTTTT ACTGGACTGCTTAGTGCATATATGATTAAAAGGCTCTATTTTGGCAG GCACTCTACAGATCGTGAAGTTGCTCTTCTGATACTTATGGCTTACCTTTCATATATGCTAGCTGAA CTATTTTATTTAAGTGCTATTCTCACTGTATTCTTTTGTGGAATTGTCATGTCTCACTACACATGGCATAATGTGACTGAAAGTTCAAGAGTGACTACAAA GCATGCTTTTGCCACATTGTCATTTGGTGCTGAGATCTTTCTATTCCTTTACGTTGGCATGGATGCCTTGGATATTGAGAAGTGGAGATTTATAAGTGATAG CCCTGGAAAATCAGTTGGGGTGAGCTCAATTCTGATGGGACTGGTTTTGGCTGGAAGAGCGGCCTTTGTCTTCCCATTATCCTTCTTATCGAATCTGGCTAAGAATTCTCCTCATGAAAAAATCAACTTCAATCAACAA GTTACAATTTGGTGGGCTGGTCTTATGCGTGGAGCTGTTTCTATGGCACTTGCTTACAATCAG TTTACCAGGTCAGGCCATACTCAATTGCATGGGAATGCACTTATGATCACCAGTACTATTACAGTTGTTCTTTTCAGCACAGTG GTGTTTGGGTTGATGACTAAACCACTTGTGAGGATCTTGCTTCCTCAATCAAAACAGAACACCAGCATGATTGCATCCGAGCCATCCTCTCCTAAATCCTTCACTTTGCCACTTCTAGGCAATGAACATGATTCAGAGACTGACAAGGGCGGCCAACATGTGCCACGCCCAACCAGCCTACGGATGCTTCTGAGCCCTTCTCACACAGTCCACCATTATTGGCGGAAGTTCGATAATGCCTTCATGCGGCCTGTCTTTGGTGGGAGGGGTTTTGTACCCTTTGTTCCCGGCTCACCAACTGAACAAGAAGATGTTCAATGGCATTGA
- the LOC121242193 gene encoding vesicle-associated protein 2-2-like gives MATELLEIQPQVFKFTFEVKKQSSCSIQLGNNSNQYVAFKVKTTSPKKYCVRPNTGIIKPKATYDFTVTMQAQRVAPPDMQCKDKFLIQSTVVPFGTTEEDLTSDMFSKDSSKYIEEKKLRVILISPPPSPVLLPCNGALKQDPSSETLVQRLLSGVENIPPPRKVAEDAKLIETAEELDELREAKCVDSRPSDDVEGLKSVKNVVELNIAEDFEDMKSKLNTMDSKLREAELTITKLTEERNMTTVEKDTLKDELEVLRKNNVRRIQMGFPLFYVCMVALISVLVGYLIHP, from the exons ATGGCTACGGAGCTTTTGGAGATCCAGCCCCAAGTATTTAAATTTACTT ttGAGGTGAAGAAACAAAGTTCATGCTCAATTCAACTTGGGAATAACTCCAATCAGTATGTTGCTTTCAAG GTGAAAACTACTTCTCCAAAGAAGTATTGTGTGCGACCGAATACTGGTATTATTAAGCCCAAAGCAACATATGATTTCACAG TTACTATGCAAGCTCAGCGTGTCGCTCCACCTGATATGCAATGCAAAGACAAGTTCCTGATTCAAAGTACAGTTGTCCCCTTCGGGACAACTGAGGAGGATCTTACCTCTGACATG TTTTCAAAAGATAGTAGCAAATATATTGAGGAGAAGAAACTAAGGGTGATCCTGATTAGTCCACCTCCTTCTCCAGTACTTTTACCATGTAATGGAGCCTTGAAGCAAGATCCATCTAGTGAAACTCTGGTGCAAAGACTGCTCAGTGGAGTTGAAAACATTCCTCCACCTCGAAAG GTTGCTGAGGATGCCAAGTTGATTGAAACTGCTGAGGAATTGGATGAGTTAAGAGAAGCCAAATGTGTGGACTCAAGACCTTCTGACGATGTGGAGGGGTTGAAATCAGTGAAGAATGTTGTTGAGTTGAATATTGCTGAGGATTTTGAGGATATGAAATCAAAGCTAAATACTATGGATTCAAAACTCAGAGAG GCTGAACTTACAATCACAAAGCTGACAGAAGAGAGGAATATGACCACTGTAGAGAAGGATACACTTAAGGATGAATTG GAAGTGTTGAGGAAGAACAATGTGAGAAGAATTCAGATGGGCTTCCCCTTATTTTATGTGTGTATGGTTGCTCTTATCAGTGTGCTAGTCGGATACCTTATTCATCCATAA